In a single window of the Manis pentadactyla isolate mManPen7 chromosome 14, mManPen7.hap1, whole genome shotgun sequence genome:
- the CLEC7A gene encoding C-type lectin domain family 7 member A isoform X2 produces the protein MENHIRLENVDEDGYTQLDFRLRGITRRPVSSEKGMCAASPCWRPLAVTLGVLCLVILVIAVVLGTMRVFFSSCPPNWIMHEHSCYLFSKSLVVWNRSKIQCSQLGATLLKIDNLEELDFMVKQVSTLPDYSFWIGLSRQPEGPWLWEDGSMFFSNLAKKREMCKVKSTRPQLSHRGPVMSFELD, from the exons ATGGAAAACCATATTAGGCTAGAAAATGTGGATGAAGATGGATACACTCAATTAGACTTCAGGCTTCGAGGCATCACCAGGAGACCTGTGAGCTcagaaaaag GAATGTGTGCTGCATCTCCTTGCTGGCGTCCCCTTGCTGTGACTTTGGGAGTCCTCTGCTTGGTAATACTGGTGATAGCTGTGGTCCTGGGTACCATGC GAGTATTTTTCAGCTCTTGTCCGCCGAACTGGATTATGCATGAGCACAGTTGTTATCTATTTAGTAAATCATTAGTTGTCTGGAATAGAAGTAAAATACAATGCTCTCAACTGGGTGCTACTCTCCTGAAGATAGACAACTTGGAAGAATTG GATTTTATGGTAAAGCAAGTGTCTACTCTGCCTGATTATTCCTTTTGGATAGGACTTTCTCGCCAGCCTGAAGGACCATGGCTGTGGGAGGATGGCTCAATGTTCTTTTCTAACTT AGCCAAGAAGAGAGAGATGTGCAAGGTGAAGAGTACGAGACCACAGCTTTCACACCGAGGGCCAGTGATGTCCTTTGAGCTTGACTAA